One Streptomyces formicae genomic window, ACTGGGGTCGGGGCGGCTGACATGATCCTTCGGTAACGGTCGTTAACCGGGTGGAGGAGACGTCATGGGTGACGAGCAGCGGTACGGGGAGTACGTGGCGGTCAGGCGGCACGGCCACGTCGTCGAGCTCGTTCTCGACCGGCCGAAGGCCATGAACGCCGTCTCGGCGGAGATGGGGCGCTCCATCGCCGCCGCCTGCGCCGCGCTGACGGACGACCGTGACGCCCGCGTCGTCGTCCTGACCTCCACCCACGAGCGGGCCTTCTGCGTCGGCGCCGACCTCAAGGAGCGGAACTCCTTCAGCGACGCCGAGTTGCGCCGTCAGCGGCCCACCTCGCGTGGCGCCTACGGCGGTGTCCTCGAACTCCCCATGCCGACGATCGCCGCCGTGCACGGCTTCGCGCTCGGCGGAGGGTTCGAGCTCGCGCTGTCGTGCGACGTGATCGTCGCCGACTCGACCGCCGTCGTCGGGCTTCCCGAGGTGTCGGTCGGCGTCATTCCCGGCGGCGGCGGCACCCAGCTGCTGCCGCGTCGCGTCGGGTCCGCCCGCGCGGCCGAGCTGATCTTCTCGGCGCGGCGCGTGGAGGCCGCGGAGGCGCGGGAGTTGGGCCTGGTGGACGTACTGGTCGACGGGGACGGGGCCCGCACGGAGGCGCTCGCGCTCGGCGCCCGCATGGCCGCCAACTCGCCCGTCGGGCTGCGCGCCGCCAAGCGCGCGCTGCGCCTCGGGCAGGGGCTCGACCTGCGTGCGGGGCTCGAGGTGGAGGACGCGGCGTGGCGCGACGTGGCGTTCTCGGGGGACCGGGTGGAGGGTGTCGCCGCGTTCAACGAGAAGCGGAAGCCGGAGTGGCCCGGGGAGTAGGGGCCTGGCTGGCCTGGCCTGGTCTGGTCTGGTCTGGCCTGGCCTGGCTCAGGCGTTCTTTGGGTTATGTCCCGAAGTTCCTAAATGCCGTAAACCTTCTAGCCTGGGGTCATGGGTGAGGATGTCCGGCTGCGGGCCGTGGTGGAGTTGGCGCAGGGGATGGCCGCGGCGCACGCTCCGCGTGAGTCCTGGCGCGCGGCCGCCCTCGGTGCCTGCCGCGCGCTGAACGGGAGCTTCGCCGCGCTCTCCGTGTGGGAGCGCGATCTGGGGCGGCTGCGGGTGCTCGTGAACGTGGGCGAACGGGCCGAGGGCGAGGAGGAGTTCCCCGAGCGGGAGTCCTACCCCGTCAACCAGTTCCCGGAGATCGCCGAGTTCCTGCACGAACGCTGGGCCGGTGGCGGTGAGCCGCACGCCTGGGTCGAGACCGCCGAGGGGCCCGCGGGCGGCAGGGCCGCGGGCTACTGCCACGAGCGCGTCACCGCGCTGCGGCGGCGCGGGCGCGGCTGCTGTGTGGTCGCGCCGATCGTGCTGCACGGGCGGGCGTGGGGCGAGCTGTACGTGGCGCGGCCGGTGGGCGCGCCCGTCTTCGACCGGGCCGACGCCGACTTCGCCACGGTCCTCGCGGCGGTCGTCGCCGCCGGGATCGCCCAGACCGAACGCCTCGAGGAGGCGCGGCGGCTCGCCTTCACCGACGCGCTCACCGGGCTCGCCAATCGGCGCGCGGTCGATCTGCGGCTCGACGAGGCGGTGGAGCGGCACCGGGTCGACGGCGTCGTGGTGAGCCTCGTCGTCTGCGACGTGAACGGGCTCAAGCGGGTCAATGACACCCGGGGACATGCCGTCGGCGACCGCCTTCTCGAGCGGTTCGGGTCGGTCCTCTCCGTCTGCGGCGCAATGCTCCCGGGGGCACTCGCGGCGCGGCTCGGCGGGGACGAGTTCTGTCTGCTCTCGGTGGGGCCCGGGGCTGATGAGGTGGTGCGGGTGGCCGAGGAACTCTGCGTACGGGCGGGGGAGTTGGAGCTCGGCGACGGGGTCGCCTGCGGGGTCGCGTCGACCGGTGACCCGATCGGGGCGGTGCGTTCGGGTCGCCGGCTGTTCCGGCTCGCGGACGCGGCGCAGTACCGGGCGAAGGCTGCGCGGGCGGTGAAGCCGGTGGTGGCGGGGCGGGGTGGGGGTGAGGAGGGTGATGATCCGGTGGTTCGGCTGGCTGACGCGCCGTCCGGGGAGGGCGGGGCGGAGGTGGGGGAGCGGCGGAGGTTTCGGGGGCGGGAGCCGCGGGGGGCTCGGGGGGCGCGGGGCTCGTCGTGAGGGCGGGGCCGCGGGGGGCTCGGGGGGCGCGGGGCTCGTCGTGAGGGCGGGGCCGCGGGGGTATGTGCGTACTCGCCGTCCCAGATGACCGCTACCGGGCTTGCTTCCTTGCCTCGGTCTTCTTATGTGCTCCGTGCGCACATACCCCCACGTCCCCTCGGCCGCGCTCGCGGCTGCGGCCCGGCGGGGGCGGGCCCCTTCAGGGGCGCGGGGAACTGCGCGAACCCCCGTGTGCCGCCGCACTGGACGTGGGGATGATGCCGCCATTGCCCCCACCCACCCACGCGCGGTGGCCCCTTCAGGGGCGCGGGGAACTGCGCAAAACCCCGTGTGACACCGCACCGGACGTGGGGTCGCAGCCGTCGTGGGAACCCCGGAGCCGAGAGGCAGGGACCGGGGCGTAGGGGGTTGCCGTCAAGGAGTAAGCCCGTGCGGATCCACCCGTGACACTCGGCGATTCAGTCCGTACGCTGCTGAATATGGATATGCACAGCGTGGGCACTGTGGCCCTTGGGACGTCCGGAACGAGCGCCGAGGACGTCATCGCCGTCGCGCGGGGCAACGCGCGGATCGAACTGACCGCCGAGGCGCGCACCGCCCTCGCCGCGTCCCGCGAGATCGTCGACGCGCTCGCGGCCAAGCCGGAACCCGTGTACGGCGTCTCCACCGGCTTCGGCGCCCTCGCCAGCCGGCACATCGGACCCGACCTCCGCGCCCAGCTGCAGCGCAACATCGTCCGTTCGCACGCGGCGGGCATGGGCCCCCGCGTGGAGCGCGAAGTGGTCCGCGCGCTGATGTTCCTGCGACTGAAGACCGTCTGCTCGGGCCACACGGGCGTACGCCCCGAGGTCGCGCAGACCATGGCCGACGTCCTGAACGCGGGCATCACCCCGGTCGTCCACGAGTACGGCTCGCTCGGCTGCTCCGGCGACCTCGCGCCGCTCAGCCACTGCGCGCTGACGCTGATGGGCGAGGGCGACGCGGAGGGTCCTGACGGGGAGGTGCGGCCCGCCGGCGAGCTGCTCGCCGCGCACGGCATCACGCCCGTCGAACTGCGCGAGAAGGAAGGGCTCGCCCTCCTCAACGGCACGGACGGCATGCTCGGCATGCTGGTGATGGCCCTCGCCGACCTGGACCTGCTCTACAAGTCCGCCGATGTCACCGCCGCCCTGACCCTTGAGGCACTGCTCGGTACGGAGAAGGTCCTCGCCCCCGAGCTGCACGCCATCCGCCCGCACCCGGGACAGGCCGCGTCCGCCGCCAACATGCTTGCCGTGCTTGCCGGTTCGGGCCTCACCGGGCACCACCAGGACGACGCGCCGCGCGTGCAGGACGCCTACTCGGTGCGCTGTGCGCCGCAGGTCGCGGGCGCGGGCCGGGACACGATGGCGCACGCGCGCACGGTCGCCGAGCGCGAGCTGGCCGCCGCCGTCGACAACCCGGTCGTGCTGCCCGACGGCCGCGTCGAGTCCAACGGCAACTTCCACGGCGCCCCCGTCGCGTACGTCCTCGACTTCCTCGCGATCGCCGCCGCCGACCTCGGCTCGATCGCCGAGCGCCGCACCGACCGGCTGCTCGACAAGAACCGTTCGCACGGGCTTCCGCCGTTCCTCGCCGATGACGCGGGCGTCGACTCGGGGCTCATGATCGCCCAGTACACACAGGCCGCCCTGGTGAGCGAGATGAAGCGGCTCGCCGTGCCCGCCTCCGCCGATTCCATCCCGTCCTCCGCGATGCAGGAGGACCACGTCTCCATGGGCTGGTCCGCGGCCCGCAAGCTGCGCACCGCGGTCGACAACCTGACTCGCATCGTCGCCGTCGAGCTGTACGCCGCGACGCGCGCCGTCGAGCTCCGCGCGGGTCTCACGCCCGCCCCCGCGACCCAGGCCGTCATCGAGGCCATCCGCAAGGCCGGTGTCGAGGGGCCCGGGCCCGACCGGTTCCTCGCTCCCGATCTGGCCGCGGCGGAATCGTTCGTGCGGACCGGTGCCCTGGTGGCGGCGGTCGAGCCCGTCACGGGGCCGCTGAGCTAGGGCCGGACAGGCCCTACGCGGTCGCCTCTCGTACGCGGGACGCGAGTGTGGGCCAGGGGCGGGCGTCCACCACGGGCAGCCCGTGCTCCCTGGCCTGCTCCGCCAGCCGGCGGGAGTACGCCGCGCTCACCCGCGCCCGTTCCGACTGGCGCCCCGCGGCGGGCTCCCGCGCCGCGTAGTTGGCGGCGATCTGACCGGCGTCGCCCTCGTGCAGGAACACGGCCCGCACCCGGCGGCCCGCCGCCGCGCCCTCCCGGACGGCCCGCGCCGCCGCGGCCGGGGTGAGGTAGTCGCCCTCGATCACGGCGGGCACGTCGACGGTGAGCCGGTTGCGTACGACGCCGAGGGCGGCGGGTTCGAGCGCGCGGGCGGTGGCGAGCTGGAGTGCGAGCACGCGGTCCTCCGGCAGCTCCGCGTCGACTTCCTCGTACGCGTCGAAGAGGTGGAGACCTGGGTGCTGCTCCGGTGTCGTGATCGCCCGCACCGCCTCCACCACGTCGTCGAACTCCACCACGAACGCCTTGTGCTCGTCGGCGAGGCGGGCCGCGAGCTGACTCTTTCCGATGCCGGACGCGCCGCCGAGCAGCAGGACGTCCCAGGGGGTCTCTGTCACGGGGTGACGGTATCCGTCCGGTCCGGCGAGCCGTCTTCCGGAGCTGCCGGAGCTGCCGGAGCCGTCGGAGCTGCCGAAGCTTCTGGAGGTGCCGGAGCTTCCGGAGTTGCCAGAATTGCCGGGGACTTGGGAGCTTTCGAAGACTCCAGGTACTCCTCCGAGATCTCCTTCGGGCCGAACGGCCACACCTTCTCGAAGCGCGCCCACAGCAGGAACGCCACGCACCCCAACCCCAGCCAGGCGAGCGACCATTCGATGGGATGCCGCCCCGGCGAGTTCTTGTCGGCGTATCCGTAGATGACGAGCCAGCCGACCAGCGCGACCAGGCTCGGCACCGGGTAGAGCCACATGCGGTAGGGGCGGGGAAGGTCCGGCTGCCGTCTGCGCAGGACCGTCACCGCGGCGATCTGGGCCAGCGCCTGGACGATCACCATCACGGTGGTGAGGAGCTGGATGAGCGTGGCCAGGTCGGTGTGGCGGCCGATCATGAAGCCGACGGCGCACACCACGCCCATCGTGGCGAGACCGAGCGTCGGGAAGCGGTGCCGGTGGTGCAGCTTGGCGTACGGCCTGAAGAAGACGCGGTCGCGCGCGGCGTCGTACGGCACCCGGGAGCCGCCGAGCAGTCCCGCGAAGACCGAGGCGAACGCGGTGACGAGGATCAGGACCGTGACGACGTCGGCCGCGCCCTTGCCCCAGGTCTCCTCAAGTACCGCCGACGCCACCGATGTTGAGGCGATGTCGTTCGGGTCGGTCATCCGGTGCCAGTCGATGACGCCGAGCGTGCCGATCTGGAGGAGCAGGTAGATCACCATGATGCCGAGGATCGAGAAGATGATGGCGCGGGGCAGGGTGCGGCCCGGGTTCTTGATCTCGGCGCCCATGTACGCGGCGGTGTTGTAGCCGAGATAGTCGTAGATGCCGATGGTCAGGCCCCCGGCGAAGCCGATCCAGAAGTGATTGCTCGTCAACTCCACGGCGTGCGCGGGGTAGGTGAACGCCAGGTCCGGGCTGAAGTGCGTGGCCGCCGCGAGGATCACGGCCCCGACCGAGACGAGCATGACGACCCACATCACGGCGGTGATCCTGGCGATGTGTTCGATGCCGCGCCACAGGAGCGTGATCACCAGGGCGATGATGCCGAGCCCGACGAGGTCCCCGGTCGTCTGTCCCATGTCGGGCGCGAGATAGCCGAGGTACTGGACGAGGCCGACGATCCCGGTCGACATGCCGATCGGGATGAACAGCATCGCCGTCCACACGAACAGGAACGGCATCAGGCGTCCCGTGCGGTACTGGAACGCCTGGCGCAGATAGACGTAACTCCCGCCGGATCCCGGCATGGCGGCGCCGAGTTCGGCCCAGATGAGCCCGTCGGCGAGCGCGAGCAGCGCGCCCGCGACGAAACCGATGACGGCCTGCGGCCCGCCGAACGCGGCGACCATCAGCGGGATCGTGACGAAGGGGCCGATCCCGCACATCTGGCTCATGTTGATGGCGGTGGCCTGGAAGGGGCCGACGCGGCGGACGAAGCCCCTGCCTTCGGAGCCGTTGCTGTCGGGGGCGGGCGGTGGGGCTCCGGACACGGATCCTCCAGGCCGCGGGAGAGGGGGCAGGGCCGGGGCGGACCTGTCGGCGCGCGACTGGGCGACATGGTTGAGGGGGTTGACCAACTACGTCAAGAGGTCAGAGGTCGTGCCGCTTCGCGACGGCGGCGGCGATGCCCTCGATCAGTACGTCGAGGGTGAACTCGAAGACCTCGTCGGGGAGTTCGGGGTGCGGGTGCTCGGCTGCCCTGCGGAGGTGGGGGAGGTCATCGGCGCCTTCGCGCAGCCAGGGCGGGGGCGTCTGTCGCAGGTCGGCGGGGTCGAGGTTCTCGGGCGGCCGGTCGTGCGGGCGGTCCTGGAACTCCACGAAGCCGACGACCTGGCGGATGGACTCCATACAGGCGAGGTAGGCGTCGCGGGGTGGCAGGCCCGTCCCCTCGATCCCGGTGAAGAAGCCGATGAGCGCGTCCACGTTCCGCAGCATCGCCGGGTGGCGGGCCATCGTGATGTTCTCGTTGAGCGCCAGCGTGGTCATGCCGGGGTGGCGGCGGTAGTGCGCGCGCAGGTCGCGGCAGTACGCGCGCAGGGTCTCGCGCCAGCGGTCCCGCGCGGGGTCGAGGGCCGGCGGCCGCCACTCGGACTGGAAGATCTCGGCGGCGACCGTGATCAAGTCCCGCCTGTCCTCGACGTAGTTGTAGAGCGCGCGCGGCGAGACGCCGAGCTCCGTCGCGAGCGCGCGCATGGTCAGCTCGGCCGGTCCGTGCCGCCCGAGGAAGTCGAGCGCGGCCTGCCCCACGGACTCGCGGGTGAGGGTGGCGCGGCCCTTGCGGTGGGTGGGGCGGCGCCTGGCCGGTGCGGGGTCGGTGCTCATCGGCGACGACGTTAGCAAGGGCGGAGGAGGGCGGTGCCGTCTCTTGTCCGCTCCCGTCACGCTTCAATTTCACACATGTTGACTTTAAGGGGGGTGGTCGGCAGGGTGATCCAAGTAAGGCTGGCCTAACTCCCCTTCCTGGAGCCGCTCATGCCCCGTTCCGGTCTCGCCATGGACCTCACCCCGCTCCGCGAGAGCCGCGACTTCCGGCTGCTGTACGCCGGATTCCTCGGCGCCCTGATCGGCACCCTCATGACGAGCGTCGCGGTCGCCGTGCAGGTCTACGACCTCACCGGATCGCCGTTGCAGATCGGCCTGGTCAGCCTGGCGCGGGCGCTCCCGCTGGTCGTCGGCGTACTGATCGGCGGTGTCCTCGCCGACCGCCGCGACCGGCGCCTGCTGATGCTCGTCACCCGGCTCCCGCTGACGCTCGTCGCGGCGGGCCTCATGGTCAACGCCTTGCTTCCGCAGCCGCAGTTGTGGGTGATCTACCTGGCGACCGGCCTCACCGGACTCTTCGCGGGGCTCGGCGGACCGGCGATGATGGCGGCCATCCCCGCCCTCGTCGGCACCGAACGCCTCGCGGCGGCGGGCGCGTTGACGGCGGCCTCCACGCAGCTGGCCGCGCTGCTCGGGCCCGCGCTCGGCGGGGTGCTCGTCGCGGGCCCCGGGCTCGCCGCCTGTTTCGCGGTCGACGCGGCCGGGTTCCTGGTCTTCTCGGTGGCGCTCCTCTTCGTACGCCCGTTGCCCGCGCCGCAGGCGAGCGCCACCGGCAAGGGGCTGCGGCAGGCGTTCGGGGCCGTCGCGGACGGCGTCCGGTTCGTCCGGGGGCACCGGCTCATCGTCGGGCTGCTGCTCGTCGACGCGGCGGCGATGGTCTTCACGATGCCGCAGGCGCTCTACCCGGTCCTCGCCGACGAGCAGTTCGGCGGCGGCCCCGGCGTGGTCGGACTGCTCTACGCCGCGCCCGCGCTCGGCGCGCTCGTCGGCGCCGCGACCAGCGGCTGGACGGCGCGCGGGCGGACACGCGCTGATCGGGGCGGTGTTGGTCTGGGGCCTCTCGCTCGTCGGCTTCGGCCTCACGTCGCTGCTGCCGCTGGCTCTCGTACTCCTCGCCCTGGCGGGATTCGGCGACCTGATCTCGGAGACGCTGCGCTCGGCCCTGCTCCAGCACGGCACGCCGGACGCGCTGCGGGGCCGGGTCAGCAGCCTCTGGATGGTCCAGGCCACGGTCTCGCCCGCCCTCGGCAACGCGGCCGTGGGCTTCCTCGCGGAGCTGAACGGGGCGCGCTTCGCGGTGGTGACGGGTGGGCTGGTGTGCGTGGTGGCGACGTTGGGGGTGGCCGCGGGGTTTCCCGCCTTGCGGGCGGCGCGGCTGGGGGTTGCTCCTCCTTCGGAGGGGGCTGCTCCGTCGGAGGGGGTGGAGTCGTCCCCCGCGGAGGGGGCGGGGCGGTAGGGAGGCGGAGCGGGTCTCGTAGAGGGCGAGTACGGCGTGGTGGCCGGTCGCCGGAACTGCTTGAGCCTGCGGGTGATCGGTGCTACTTGAGCATGTGGGCTGCCTCCACCTGCTGGAGGTGGATGACGACGTCGTGCGTCTTGGCGAGCCGGATCTGCGGGGCGTCCGCGATCCCCGGGTAGGTGGCGCCGATGTTCTTGACGATGTGCGGTGCGGTGAGCCAGGCGCGGGCTGCCGCCGGGGTGTCGCGCAGGTCGACCAGGAAGTCGCGGTACCGCACGCGGTCGAGGGTGTGCTCGGCGGTACCGGGCGCGGCCGGGCCCACGGCGAAGCGGTGGACGTCACCGTCCTGGCCGAGGGCGTTGAACGAGCCCCGGTCGAAGGTGAGGCCGACACTCAGGTAG contains:
- a CDS encoding enoyl-CoA hydratase/isomerase family protein, which translates into the protein MGDEQRYGEYVAVRRHGHVVELVLDRPKAMNAVSAEMGRSIAAACAALTDDRDARVVVLTSTHERAFCVGADLKERNSFSDAELRRQRPTSRGAYGGVLELPMPTIAAVHGFALGGGFELALSCDVIVADSTAVVGLPEVSVGVIPGGGGTQLLPRRVGSARAAELIFSARRVEAAEARELGLVDVLVDGDGARTEALALGARMAANSPVGLRAAKRALRLGQGLDLRAGLEVEDAAWRDVAFSGDRVEGVAAFNEKRKPEWPGE
- a CDS encoding GGDEF domain-containing protein, with protein sequence MGEDVRLRAVVELAQGMAAAHAPRESWRAAALGACRALNGSFAALSVWERDLGRLRVLVNVGERAEGEEEFPERESYPVNQFPEIAEFLHERWAGGGEPHAWVETAEGPAGGRAAGYCHERVTALRRRGRGCCVVAPIVLHGRAWGELYVARPVGAPVFDRADADFATVLAAVVAAGIAQTERLEEARRLAFTDALTGLANRRAVDLRLDEAVERHRVDGVVVSLVVCDVNGLKRVNDTRGHAVGDRLLERFGSVLSVCGAMLPGALAARLGGDEFCLLSVGPGADEVVRVAEELCVRAGELELGDGVACGVASTGDPIGAVRSGRRLFRLADAAQYRAKAARAVKPVVAGRGGGEEGDDPVVRLADAPSGEGGAEVGERRRFRGREPRGARGARGSS
- a CDS encoding AAA family ATPase, with protein sequence MTETPWDVLLLGGASGIGKSQLAARLADEHKAFVVEFDDVVEAVRAITTPEQHPGLHLFDAYEEVDAELPEDRVLALQLATARALEPAALGVVRNRLTVDVPAVIEGDYLTPAAAARAVREGAAAGRRVRAVFLHEGDAGQIAANYAAREPAAGRQSERARVSAAYSRRLAEQAREHGLPVVDARPWPTLASRVREATA
- a CDS encoding TetR/AcrR family transcriptional regulator; this encodes MSTDPAPARRRPTHRKGRATLTRESVGQAALDFLGRHGPAELTMRALATELGVSPRALYNYVEDRRDLITVAAEIFQSEWRPPALDPARDRWRETLRAYCRDLRAHYRRHPGMTTLALNENITMARHPAMLRNVDALIGFFTGIEGTGLPPRDAYLACMESIRQVVGFVEFQDRPHDRPPENLDPADLRQTPPPWLREGADDLPHLRRAAEHPHPELPDEVFEFTLDVLIEGIAAAVAKRHDL
- the hutH gene encoding histidine ammonia-lyase; its protein translation is MGTVALGTSGTSAEDVIAVARGNARIELTAEARTALAASREIVDALAAKPEPVYGVSTGFGALASRHIGPDLRAQLQRNIVRSHAAGMGPRVEREVVRALMFLRLKTVCSGHTGVRPEVAQTMADVLNAGITPVVHEYGSLGCSGDLAPLSHCALTLMGEGDAEGPDGEVRPAGELLAAHGITPVELREKEGLALLNGTDGMLGMLVMALADLDLLYKSADVTAALTLEALLGTEKVLAPELHAIRPHPGQAASAANMLAVLAGSGLTGHHQDDAPRVQDAYSVRCAPQVAGAGRDTMAHARTVAERELAAAVDNPVVLPDGRVESNGNFHGAPVAYVLDFLAIAAADLGSIAERRTDRLLDKNRSHGLPPFLADDAGVDSGLMIAQYTQAALVSEMKRLAVPASADSIPSSAMQEDHVSMGWSAARKLRTAVDNLTRIVAVELYAATRAVELRAGLTPAPATQAVIEAIRKAGVEGPGPDRFLAPDLAAAESFVRTGALVAAVEPVTGPLS
- a CDS encoding APC family permease; the protein is MSGAPPPAPDSNGSEGRGFVRRVGPFQATAINMSQMCGIGPFVTIPLMVAAFGGPQAVIGFVAGALLALADGLIWAELGAAMPGSGGSYVYLRQAFQYRTGRLMPFLFVWTAMLFIPIGMSTGIVGLVQYLGYLAPDMGQTTGDLVGLGIIALVITLLWRGIEHIARITAVMWVVMLVSVGAVILAAATHFSPDLAFTYPAHAVELTSNHFWIGFAGGLTIGIYDYLGYNTAAYMGAEIKNPGRTLPRAIIFSILGIMVIYLLLQIGTLGVIDWHRMTDPNDIASTSVASAVLEETWGKGAADVVTVLILVTAFASVFAGLLGGSRVPYDAARDRVFFRPYAKLHHRHRFPTLGLATMGVVCAVGFMIGRHTDLATLIQLLTTVMVIVQALAQIAAVTVLRRRQPDLPRPYRMWLYPVPSLVALVGWLVIYGYADKNSPGRHPIEWSLAWLGLGCVAFLLWARFEKVWPFGPKEISEEYLESSKAPKSPAILATPEAPAPPEASAAPTAPAAPAAPEDGSPDRTDTVTP
- a CDS encoding MFS transporter, with product MLVWGLSLVGFGLTSLLPLALVLLALAGFGDLISETLRSALLQHGTPDALRGRVSSLWMVQATVSPALGNAAVGFLAELNGARFAVVTGGLVCVVATLGVAAGFPALRAARLGVAPPSEGAAPSEGVESSPAEGAGR